The following proteins come from a genomic window of Pseudomonas sp. Z8(2022):
- a CDS encoding glycosyl transferase family protein, whose amino-acid sequence MKLITPEEHPFAQFVRVLGKGKRGARGLTREEAREAMGMLLDGKVEDAQLGAFLMLLRHKEESAEELAGFTEAIRPRLAAPAIQVDLDWPSYAGKKRHLPWYLLAAKALAASGVRIFMHGAGAHTAGRLYTEQLLTTLDIPYCRDWQSAAAALDQHGLAYSYLGDWMPTLQRMIDLRNTLGLRSPIHSLARVINPLSARCGLQSIFHPGYQAVHREASRLLGDEAIVIKGEGGEIEANPDVACHLYGTRNGEAWDEEWPPLSAQRHVKPERLDPDVLGAFWYGEHEDAYGGLAVIATMAIALRGLGMTREEAFQQAQQRWDARLQSN is encoded by the coding sequence TTTGCCCAGTTCGTGCGCGTACTCGGCAAGGGCAAACGCGGCGCTCGCGGCCTGACCCGCGAGGAAGCCCGCGAAGCCATGGGCATGCTGCTCGACGGCAAGGTCGAAGATGCCCAGCTTGGGGCCTTTCTGATGCTGCTGCGGCACAAGGAGGAAAGCGCCGAGGAGCTCGCCGGCTTTACCGAAGCCATTCGCCCGCGACTGGCCGCGCCCGCCATCCAGGTCGATCTGGACTGGCCCAGCTACGCCGGCAAGAAACGTCATCTTCCCTGGTATCTGCTGGCCGCCAAGGCGCTGGCTGCCAGTGGTGTGCGCATCTTCATGCACGGCGCTGGCGCCCATACCGCAGGCCGCCTGTATACCGAACAACTGCTGACAACACTGGATATCCCCTACTGCCGCGACTGGCAGAGTGCGGCAGCGGCGCTCGATCAGCACGGTCTCGCCTACAGCTATCTGGGCGACTGGATGCCGACGCTGCAGCGCATGATCGACTTGCGCAACACCCTTGGCCTGCGCTCGCCCATTCACTCCCTGGCACGCGTGATCAACCCGCTGAGCGCACGCTGCGGACTGCAGAGCATCTTTCATCCTGGCTACCAGGCCGTACACCGCGAGGCCAGCCGACTGCTGGGCGATGAGGCCATCGTGATCAAGGGCGAAGGCGGCGAGATCGAGGCCAACCCGGACGTGGCCTGCCATCTGTACGGTACCCGTAACGGCGAAGCCTGGGACGAGGAATGGCCGCCACTGTCGGCACAGCGCCACGTCAAACCCGAGCGACTGGATCCGGACGTACTGGGCGCGTTCTGGTACGGCGAGCATGAAGACGCCTACGGCGGGCTGGCGGTGATAGCCACCATGGCCATCGCGTTGCGCGGATTGGGCATGACCCGCGAAGAGGCCTTCCAACAGGCGCAACAACGCTGGGATGCACGCCTTCAATCTAACTGA